TCGACGGCGAAAGCTTCGTATCGATCGGGTCGGCCGACCGCCGCGCAGCAATCGAGAAGGTGTTCGAGCAAGCAGGCATCCTGCCGCGCATGTTCATCGATGCGCCGATGGCCAACGTCGCTTGCGCGATGGTGGCTAGCGGAGCCGGGATTGCCCTCGTCGACGAGGTCAATGCGCAGCAATTCGTCGGCCGAGGCCTCGTCGTGAGGCCTTTCGCTCCGGAGATCTTTTCGCCCGTCTGGCATGTGCGCCCCAACAGCCTGATCAGCTCCTCCCTGGCCGAGGCGCTGATGCGGGACATCGAGGACGAATTCGAGCGGCTCGGCTATCGCGTCGATCCATGAGGTGCATGGCCGCGGCGCCGGCGGAGATCATAACCTCAGGGAATGAACTGGCAAAATCATATTCTTTGACGCCCTGATTTTGCGTCCATACGCTGACCTTCATTGACATAGATCAAATAAACCGACCCGGTTTTGGGCGTGCCGAACAGCATGTCTGGAACACAGGAGATCTATGTCAAAAATAAACTGAGGGTGTTGTTCCGGATGCGAATCGCCGTCTTTCTAGCGAGAAGGCTGATCTTTGCGATCTTGCTGATGCTCGGAGTCAGCGCGGCGATCTTCTTCCTGGTCAACGCCATCGGCAATCCGATCGAGTTGATGATGGCCGAGACGCCGGGCATGACTGGCGAGGTGATCGAGCGGATGAAGGCCTATTACGGGCTCGACCATCCCCCGCTCACCCGCTACCTGCTCTGGCTCGGGCGGCTGGCGCGCCTCGATTTCGGCACCAGCATCGTCTACAACCAGCCCGTCGGATCGCTGATCCTGACGTGGGGCTGGGAAACGCTAAAGATCCAGCTACCCGCGATCCTGATCGCTCTCGCTGTCGCAATTCTCTTCGGAATCACGGCCGCGCGCCGCCAGCATTCGCGCTCGGATTTCGCGGTGATGGGCACCGCGCTGCTCGGCCAATCACTGCCGGCCTTTTTCCTCGGCATCCTGCTGATCTTCGTCTTCTCGTACACGCTCGACTGGCTGCCTAGCTACGGCGCCTATTCGACGCGAAACCCGCTGTGGGGCAGCCCCGTGTTCGATGCGCTCTGGCACATGGTGCTGCCAGTGGCGATGCTGACATTCTTCAACACCGCGACGCTGACGCTGCTGATGCGTTCCAACATGGTGGACGTGTTGAAGAGCGACTTCATCGCGGCAATGCGCGCCAGCGGCATTCCCGAACGACGCGTCATCTTCGTTCATGCGCTGCGTGCGGCCTTCATCCCGATGCTGACCTATCTCGGTCTGCTGATCGGCCTGATGCTCGGCACGGCGCCGGTAACCGAATCCGTCTTCACCTGGCCCGGGCTCGGCTACCTCTACATCTCGGCGATCCACCAGCTCGACTACCCCGTGATCATGGGCGCGAGCGCGGTCATCGCCTTCATGCTGATCTGCACGACGCTGCTGACGGACGTCATCTACGTCCTCATCGATCCCCGCATCAGCCTGGAGTGAGCTGCGTGACCGACCAGACGATCACGAGTCAGCCGCCTGTCGCGAAGTGCATCGCCAAGCCGGCCAAGGGCATCTGGCGACAGGGTTGGCAGCGCTTCAGCAGAAGTCGCACCGGCATGCTGGGGCTGGTTCTCGTGATGCTTGTCATCGCAACCGCCGTCGTCGGCCCGTTCCTCGCACCCTTCGATCCGCAGGACCAGAGCCCGATGATCGACCCCGGCGCCAAGGCACCGCCCAGCTGGACGCATCTGCTCGGGACCGATCGCATGGGCTACGATGTGCTGAGCCGCCTGATCTACGGCGCCCCGACAGCTCTCGCGGTCGGCCTCGGCGCCATGTCGATCGCCTCATTGATCGGCGTGCTGGTTGGTGGATTCGCCGGCTATCGTGGGGGCACGACGGATGAAGTGCTGATGCGCTTCACCGACTTCTTCCTGGTCATCCCGGTCTTCGTGGTCATTCTTGCGGTGGTGCGGCTGCTCGGGGTCACGGTCGTCAACACGCCGCTCGAGAGCGTGCCCTATCTCAACCTGAGCGTGATCATCCTGCTGATCGGCGTCTTTTCCTGGGCGCCGATCGCACGGATGACCCGCGCGGAATTCCTGCGGCTCAAGAACCAGGAGTTCGTCGAGGCGGCGCGATGCATCGGCGCGACATCCGGTGACATCCTGTTCCGCCATATCCTGCCCAATGCCTTGCCTTCGCTTGTCGTCATCATCGCGCTTGGCATCGGCGGCGCCGTGCTGTCGGAGGCGATGATCGGCTTCCTCGGCTTCGGGGATCCGGCCGCCGTGAGCTGGGGCCAGCTTCTCTACTTCAACTACGAGGCTTTGAAGGTCGCGCCCTGGGCCTCGCTCAGCCCCGGTGCGGCGATCTTCCTCACCGTTCTCGGATTCAATCTCCTGGCTGACGGCCTGACCGACGCCTTCAACCCGCGGGCGAAAAGCTGATGACGAGCCTCGCTGCCGAAAGACAGGCTGAAGCCGCTTCGCCGGGACGGTCCGAAGCTGCAAAAACACCGGCGCCGGTGCTCGTCTCCGTCGAAAACCTGCGTATCCAGTTCCCGCCCTGGAGCGCGCCGGTGCGGATCGTCGACGACGTCAGCTACCAGGTTCGTGCCGGCGAAACGATGGGCATCGTCGGCGAGTCCGGCAGCGGCAAGACGCTCTCCAGCCTGGCGATTCTCAACCTGCTTCCGCCTCCAGGGCGGATCGCGGGCGGGCGCATCGTCTTCGAAGGCGAGGATCTGGCGGCCAAGTCGCAGCGAGAGATGCAGAAGCTGCGTGGCCGGCGCCTGGCCATGATCTTCCAGAACCCCGGCTATTCGCTCAACCCGCTGTTGACGGTCGGCGCCCAGCTCGCGGAGATCTTGAAGGTCCACGAAAAGCTGCCGCGTGCTGTTGCACTCCAACGGGTAGAGGAGCTGTTCCGCCTCGTCGGAATCACCGATCCGGGCCCGCGCCTGTCGCAATATCCGCACGAGATGAGCGGAGGCATGAAGCAGCGGGTCTGCATCGCACGTGCGCTGCTGTGCAATCCGGCTCTGGTGTTGGCCGACGAGCCGACGACCGCCCTCGACGTCACCATCCAGGCGCAGATCCTCGATCTGCTCGAGGAGCTGAAGCAGCGCCTGGGCATGTCGATGATCTTCGTCACGCACGACATGGGCGTGGTCGCGCGCATCGCCGATCACATCACCGTGATGTATGCGGGGCAGGTCTGCGAGACCGGCGACAAGCACGCCGTTTTCGCCCGCCCGTCCCACCCCTATACGCAGGCCTTGCTCGCCTCGACGCCGCGGATCGACAAGCGCTACGCCATCGACGCCGCGGGGCGCCGCGAAAGGCTACCGACAGTCGGCCTCGCTGCGACTCCGGGGCAAACGCTCAGCGGCGGCTGCCGTTTCGCCGGTCGCTGCCCGGAAGCGATGCCGGAATGCTCCCGTCTCGTGCCACAGGCCGCGGCGATCGAGTCCGGCCGCGTCGTCCACTGCCTGAAGCGCGGCAGCACGGGGGTGCCCGGCCATGGTTGAGACCTTGATCGAACCGATGGCCGAAGCGCGTCAGCGGGTCGCGCAAAAGCCGCTTCTCAGCGTCGACGGGCTGGTGAAAAGCTACCCGCTGCATCGGCGAGGGCTCTTCCGCCAGAAGGTCACGGGCGAGATTCGTGCCGTCAACGACATCAGCTTCGACCTCGGCATCGGCGAGACGCTGAGCATCGTCGGTGAGAGCGGTTGCGGCAAGACGACGGCCGCACGCTCGATCCTGCATCTGGTCGCGCCGACATCCGGGTCGATCCGTCTCGGCGACACCGATGTATGCGAGACGTTCGGCCGGGATCGCCGGCCTGATGTCCTCGCGCTACGCCGGCAGATGCAATATGTTTTCCAGGATCCCTATCTCTCGCTCAATCCGCGCTGGAGCGTCCGGCAGATTCTCTCCGAGCCGCTGCGGGTCCATAGCCTTCTGCCGCAGTCGCAATGGGAGAGCGCGGTCGACGCCCTGCTGGAGCGCGTCGGCCTTCCGGCTGAGCATGCCGACCGCTATCCGCACGAATTTTCCGGCGGCCAGCGCCAGCGCATCGGCATCGCCCGCGCACTGGCGGTCGAGCCGCGTCTATTGATCTGCGACGAACCGGTTTCCTCGCTCGATGTCTCGGTGCGTGCCCAGATCCTCAACCTTCTGGCCGAACTGCAGGAGGAGCTGAAGCTCTCCTATCTCTACATCTCTCACGATCTGAGCTCGGTACGCTTCCTGAGCAACCGCATTGCCGTGATGTATCTCGGCAATCTGGTCGAGGTCGGAGACGTCGACGAGATCTTCGCGCGTCCGCGCCATCACTATACCGCTGCCCTCATCTCGGCGATCCCGGTGCCGGATCCGGTACGGCAGAAGCCACGCGACGCGATCAGCGGCGAAATCCCCAGTGTCGTGAAACGCCCGCCCGGCTGCGTCTTCCATACCCGCTGCCCGGCTGCCTTGCCGGTCTGCTCCCAGCAGGTTCCGCCGCTGTCCGCGCCGGACGGCACCCACGCCTTTGCTTGCCACAATCCGCGCTGAACGCGGACCACCACAGGACCATGCCATGATGAACGTCATCGTCGTCGGAGCCGGAATCGTCGGCAGCTCGGTTGCCTATCGCATCGCGCAAGGCGGCGCGAAGGTCACGGTGCTGGAGGCTGACCGCATCGGCGGCGGTACCTCCGGCGTCAGCTTCGCCTGGACGAATTCCAACAATAAGACGCCGCGTCCCTATCACGACCTCAACGTCGCCGGCATGCGTGCCCATGCCGCGCTGAAGGAGGAATTCGGTGCGACGCCGTGGTTCCATCAGAGCGGCAGTCTCGAATGGCGCGTCGATCCGGCAGATGTCGCGGCGCAAGCCGAAAAGGTCGTGCGGCTGCTCGAATGGGGCTACGACGTCCAGATTATCGACAAGAAGCGGCTCGGCGAGCTGGAGCCCGAGATTGCGCTGGACGCTGTCCCTGATGCCGCGCAGATCGTCTTCTGCCCTGAGGAGGGCTGGGTCGACCCGGTTCTCTATGCCGGCACGATGCTGCGAGCCGCACGCCAGCGCTACGGCGCCGCCATCAGGACAGGGGTCAGGATTACCGGCCTGGAGACGCGCAACGGCCGTGTGATCGGCGCGCGAGACGATAGCGGCGCGCTCCATGAAGCCGATCTGGTCATCAACTGCACCGG
Above is a genomic segment from Bosea sp. NBC_00550 containing:
- a CDS encoding NAD(P)/FAD-dependent oxidoreductase; protein product: MMNVIVVGAGIVGSSVAYRIAQGGAKVTVLEADRIGGGTSGVSFAWTNSNNKTPRPYHDLNVAGMRAHAALKEEFGATPWFHQSGSLEWRVDPADVAAQAEKVVRLLEWGYDVQIIDKKRLGELEPEIALDAVPDAAQIVFCPEEGWVDPVLYAGTMLRAARQRYGAAIRTGVRITGLETRNGRVIGARDDSGALHEADLVINCTGRWSNETVSQTVPNIPLAPTVGFLVFTPPVGVELRRPFHAPDVDVRPDGAGRLMVRKDSLDDRFAALESRTPDCEEARIAMESAAEILPGLKGVKAEAVRTTVRPIPADGLSTVGPARGVDGYYVVVTHSGVTLSPFLAQAVADEVLHGRQRAELDQFRPARFQA
- a CDS encoding ABC transporter permease — its product is MTDQTITSQPPVAKCIAKPAKGIWRQGWQRFSRSRTGMLGLVLVMLVIATAVVGPFLAPFDPQDQSPMIDPGAKAPPSWTHLLGTDRMGYDVLSRLIYGAPTALAVGLGAMSIASLIGVLVGGFAGYRGGTTDEVLMRFTDFFLVIPVFVVILAVVRLLGVTVVNTPLESVPYLNLSVIILLIGVFSWAPIARMTRAEFLRLKNQEFVEAARCIGATSGDILFRHILPNALPSLVVIIALGIGGAVLSEAMIGFLGFGDPAAVSWGQLLYFNYEALKVAPWASLSPGAAIFLTVLGFNLLADGLTDAFNPRAKS
- a CDS encoding ABC transporter ATP-binding protein is translated as MVETLIEPMAEARQRVAQKPLLSVDGLVKSYPLHRRGLFRQKVTGEIRAVNDISFDLGIGETLSIVGESGCGKTTAARSILHLVAPTSGSIRLGDTDVCETFGRDRRPDVLALRRQMQYVFQDPYLSLNPRWSVRQILSEPLRVHSLLPQSQWESAVDALLERVGLPAEHADRYPHEFSGGQRQRIGIARALAVEPRLLICDEPVSSLDVSVRAQILNLLAELQEELKLSYLYISHDLSSVRFLSNRIAVMYLGNLVEVGDVDEIFARPRHHYTAALISAIPVPDPVRQKPRDAISGEIPSVVKRPPGCVFHTRCPAALPVCSQQVPPLSAPDGTHAFACHNPR
- a CDS encoding ABC transporter permease, coding for MLGVSAAIFFLVNAIGNPIELMMAETPGMTGEVIERMKAYYGLDHPPLTRYLLWLGRLARLDFGTSIVYNQPVGSLILTWGWETLKIQLPAILIALAVAILFGITAARRQHSRSDFAVMGTALLGQSLPAFFLGILLIFVFSYTLDWLPSYGAYSTRNPLWGSPVFDALWHMVLPVAMLTFFNTATLTLLMRSNMVDVLKSDFIAAMRASGIPERRVIFVHALRAAFIPMLTYLGLLIGLMLGTAPVTESVFTWPGLGYLYISAIHQLDYPVIMGASAVIAFMLICTTLLTDVIYVLIDPRISLE
- a CDS encoding ABC transporter ATP-binding protein, translated to MTSLAAERQAEAASPGRSEAAKTPAPVLVSVENLRIQFPPWSAPVRIVDDVSYQVRAGETMGIVGESGSGKTLSSLAILNLLPPPGRIAGGRIVFEGEDLAAKSQREMQKLRGRRLAMIFQNPGYSLNPLLTVGAQLAEILKVHEKLPRAVALQRVEELFRLVGITDPGPRLSQYPHEMSGGMKQRVCIARALLCNPALVLADEPTTALDVTIQAQILDLLEELKQRLGMSMIFVTHDMGVVARIADHITVMYAGQVCETGDKHAVFARPSHPYTQALLASTPRIDKRYAIDAAGRRERLPTVGLAATPGQTLSGGCRFAGRCPEAMPECSRLVPQAAAIESGRVVHCLKRGSTGVPGHG